A single window of Marinitoga litoralis DNA harbors:
- a CDS encoding (2Fe-2S)-binding protein, with product MKIKFKLNGKDVECEVLEYKRALDFLRDDMRMTSVKEGCGEGECGACTIILNGKNVNSCMVLAVELDGQEVWTLEGLNEIGDTRIQDAYVEKGAIQCGFCTPGFIMSTKALLEKNPNPTDEEIKEGLEGNLCRCTGYTKIIEAVKLAARGEK from the coding sequence ATGAAAATTAAATTTAAATTAAATGGTAAAGATGTAGAATGTGAAGTTTTGGAATATAAAAGGGCACTTGATTTTTTGCGTGATGATATGAGAATGACATCTGTTAAAGAAGGTTGTGGTGAAGGAGAATGTGGGGCTTGTACCATAATTTTAAATGGTAAAAATGTTAATTCTTGTATGGTATTAGCAGTTGAACTTGATGGTCAAGAGGTTTGGACTCTTGAGGGATTGAATGAAATAGGTGATACAAGAATTCAAGATGCATATGTTGAAAAAGGGGCAATTCAATGTGGTTTTTGTACTCCTGGCTTTATAATGTCAACAAAAGCATTATTGGAAAAAAATCCAAATCCAACTGATGAAGAAATAAAAGAAGGACTTGAAGGTAATTTATGTAGATGTACAGGATACACAAAAATAATAGAAGCAGTAAAATTAGCGGCAAGAGGTGAAAAATGA
- a CDS encoding FAD binding domain-containing protein, with product MMFKYYKPQTIEELSELKAKYNSKLLSGGTDLMVKMRAKVIKPEAVIDTKGLGKEEITFDGCKVRIPLNTTYDDLLNNKEFCDRFPMVVDIIKQIGSPQIRNRATPIGNIGNASPAGDFLLATYIFHGYAEIKPYNKKVRVHQLIDGPGKLRLKPEEFIYSIELKERPGFKYYYEKVGKRNAMNISIISLGLLVKLDGDNIEELKIAYGSVGPTVVRFKELEDEVIGKKFSKELFEELAEKYYERIHPITDVRASSEYRKKMVKNLMLKAYYNLK from the coding sequence ATGATGTTTAAATACTATAAACCTCAAACAATAGAAGAATTAAGTGAATTAAAAGCAAAATATAATTCTAAATTATTATCTGGTGGAACAGATTTAATGGTTAAAATGAGAGCTAAAGTAATAAAGCCTGAAGCTGTTATAGACACTAAAGGATTAGGAAAAGAAGAGATTACATTTGATGGTTGTAAAGTAAGAATACCTTTAAATACAACATATGATGATTTATTAAATAATAAAGAATTTTGTGATAGATTTCCAATGGTTGTAGATATTATAAAACAAATAGGTTCTCCGCAAATTAGAAATAGAGCTACACCTATAGGAAATATTGGGAATGCGTCACCAGCTGGAGACTTTTTGCTTGCTACTTATATATTTCATGGTTATGCAGAAATAAAACCATATAATAAAAAAGTAAGAGTACATCAATTAATTGATGGGCCTGGTAAATTAAGACTTAAACCTGAAGAGTTTATTTATTCTATTGAATTAAAAGAAAGACCAGGTTTTAAATATTATTATGAAAAAGTAGGTAAAAGAAATGCAATGAATATTTCTATAATAAGCTTAGGGCTATTAGTTAAATTAGATGGAGATAATATAGAAGAATTAAAAATAGCATATGGTTCTGTAGGTCCTACAGTGGTTAGGTTTAAAGAGCTAGAAGATGAAGTTATAGGTAAAAAGTTTTCCAAAGAATTATTTGAAGAATTAGCAGAAAAATATTATGAAAGAATTCATCCAATAACAGATGTTAGAGCATCCTCAGAATATAGGAAGAAAATGGTTAAAAATTTAATGTTAAAAGCTTATTATAATTTAAAATAA